The Nitratidesulfovibrio sp. SRB-5 genomic sequence ACCGGGCAGTGGCTGGAACCCGCCGAGGTGGCGGCCCGCCTTGCGACCGGAGAACACGGGGCCGATGCCGACCATGCCCTGCCTCACGTCCTGTCCCGGATACTGTCATGGTTCGCCCGCTTCTATGGCCGTGTCTGCCGCGACTACGTGCTGGAAACCCTGGCCCTGGGGGGGCTGTTCATCTCCGGCGGGGTGGCGGCGGCCACGCCCGCGCTGGTGACGCACCCGGCCTTTGCCGAAGCCTTTCGCCAAAGCGATACCCATGCCGACCTGCTGCGCGCGGTACCCGTGCGTCTGGTGCGCAGTCCCGACGCCGGGCTGCTGGGCGCGGCCCTGTATGGTGCCCTGCATCGGCCCACCCACTGAACCGGCCAGCCCCCTGAACTGGGCGGCACGCTGAATCGGCCACCCCCCCGAACTGGGCGGCACCCTGACCGGCGTGGTGTTCCGCCTGACACCGCCTGACACCACTTCGGGCGCCGACAACGGCGGCCCGGCAAACCGGAAAGGAATCTCATGCGTCCGGGATGGACTGATGCGGCGCGGCGCGCCCTGCTTCTGGCGGCGGTGGCCGTCTGCTTCTCGGCTGCGTGGTGGTCTGGCCTTGGCGAATGGCTGTCGCTGGCCCGGCTCAAGGCCTCGCAGGCGCAACTGGTGGCCTGGCACGAGGCCAGCCCCGCGCTGTCCGTGGGTGCCTACATGGCGGTGTACGTGGCCTCCGCCGCGCTGTCGCTGCCCTGGGCCACGGCCCTGACCCTTGCGGGCGCGGCGGTGTTCGGCTTCTGGACCACCCTGTGGGCCACCTCGCTGTCCAGCACCGTGGGGGCCACCCTGGCCTTTCTGGGCGCGCGCTACGTGTTCCGCGACGCGGTGCGCCGCCGCTTCGGCCACCGCATGGTCCGCCTGGACGAAGGGCTGGCCCGCGACGGGGCGTTCTATCTGTTCGGCCTGCGCCTGGTGCCCGCGTTCCCCTTCTTTCTGGTCAACCTGCTGATGGGCCTGACGGCCATGCCCGTGCGCACCTATTTCTGGGTATCGCTGGTGGGCATGCTGCCCGGCACGGCGGTGTACGTGAATGCCGGACGCGAACTGGGCGCCGTGACCACGCCGGGCGACGTGCTGTCGCCGGGGCTGCTGGCGGCCATGACCCTGCTG encodes the following:
- a CDS encoding TVP38/TMEM64 family protein produces the protein MRPGWTDAARRALLLAAVAVCFSAAWWSGLGEWLSLARLKASQAQLVAWHEASPALSVGAYMAVYVASAALSLPWATALTLAGAAVFGFWTTLWATSLSSTVGATLAFLGARYVFRDAVRRRFGHRMVRLDEGLARDGAFYLFGLRLVPAFPFFLVNLLMGLTAMPVRTYFWVSLVGMLPGTAVYVNAGRELGAVTTPGDVLSPGLLAAMTLLGVFPLVARKVLDRVRSRGAASGSGPVGEMRRNARKEDEHGPNPTA